Proteins from one Elgaria multicarinata webbii isolate HBS135686 ecotype San Diego chromosome 3, rElgMul1.1.pri, whole genome shotgun sequence genomic window:
- the LOC134394931 gene encoding thymosin beta-12-like, translated as MSDKPDFAEIETFDKTKLKKTETREKNPLPTKETIEQEKQSKNTP; from the exons ATGTCTGACAAACCGGATTTTGCAGAAATTGAAACATTTGATAAGACCAAACTGAAAAAAACAGAAACgagagaaaaaaatccattgCCCACTAAGGAAA CCATTGaacaggaaaagcaaagcaaaaacacaCCCTGA